A part of Thermus sp. LT1-2-5 genomic DNA contains:
- the cysS gene encoding cysteine--tRNA ligase yields the protein MGLVLYDTLRRQKVPFEPATPGHVGIYVCGPTVYSDPHLGHARGPVVYDVLRRYLLHQGYKVRFVSNITDVGHLTDDADQGEDKIAKRAKLEQLEPMEVAEKYMWSYFDAIQALNVLRPSIAPRASGHIPEQIELTERLLKLGYAYERNGSVYFRVRAFPEYGKLSGKRLEELRAGARVEVREEKEDPLDFALWKRAEPGHLMRWKSPWGEGYPGWHIECTAMSLKYLGEGFDIHAGGIDLQFPHHECEIAQAEAAGYRFARHWMHHNHVLLEGEKMAKSTGNLVLLHDLLKAHEPMALRFYLLQTHYRSPMDFTWEGLESAKRGYTRLLQAYREVRQRRNTAQSGTTPELERALDALEKAFFAALEDDLSTPEALAALFTFLPELNRLLPEAKGDSLARAEALFHTLGEGILGLFPSRVLEDRLSGPLLEGLIALLLELREEARKARDYATSDRIRERLKTLGVVVEDTKEGPKWRLELS from the coding sequence ATGGGCCTTGTCCTCTACGATACGCTAAGGCGGCAGAAGGTGCCCTTTGAACCGGCCACGCCAGGGCATGTGGGCATCTACGTCTGCGGCCCCACCGTCTACTCCGACCCCCACCTGGGCCACGCCCGGGGGCCGGTGGTCTACGACGTCCTCCGGCGCTACCTCCTGCACCAGGGGTACAAGGTGCGCTTCGTTTCCAACATCACCGACGTGGGCCACCTCACGGACGACGCCGACCAGGGGGAGGACAAGATCGCCAAGCGGGCCAAGTTGGAGCAACTGGAACCCATGGAGGTGGCGGAAAAGTACATGTGGAGCTACTTTGACGCCATCCAGGCCCTGAACGTCCTCCGCCCCTCCATCGCCCCTCGAGCCAGCGGCCACATCCCCGAGCAGATCGAGCTCACGGAGCGGCTCCTAAAGCTGGGGTACGCCTACGAGCGAAACGGAAGCGTTTACTTCCGCGTGCGGGCCTTCCCCGAGTACGGGAAGCTTTCGGGCAAGCGCCTGGAGGAGCTACGGGCGGGGGCCCGGGTGGAGGTGCGGGAGGAGAAGGAAGACCCCTTGGACTTCGCCCTCTGGAAGCGGGCGGAGCCCGGGCACCTCATGCGCTGGAAAAGCCCCTGGGGGGAGGGCTATCCAGGCTGGCACATCGAGTGCACCGCCATGAGCCTCAAGTACCTGGGGGAAGGGTTCGACATCCATGCGGGGGGGATTGACCTGCAGTTCCCCCACCACGAGTGCGAGATCGCCCAGGCGGAGGCGGCGGGCTACCGCTTCGCCCGGCACTGGATGCACCACAACCACGTCCTCCTCGAGGGGGAAAAGATGGCCAAGAGCACGGGGAACCTGGTCCTCCTCCACGACCTCCTGAAGGCCCACGAGCCCATGGCCCTCCGCTTCTACCTCCTCCAGACCCACTACCGCAGCCCCATGGACTTCACCTGGGAGGGTCTGGAAAGCGCCAAGCGCGGCTACACCCGCCTCCTACAGGCTTACCGCGAGGTACGCCAAAGGCGGAACACCGCCCAAAGCGGCACCACCCCCGAGCTGGAGCGGGCCCTGGACGCCCTGGAAAAGGCCTTCTTTGCCGCCTTGGAGGACGACCTTTCCACCCCCGAGGCCCTGGCTGCCCTGTTCACCTTCCTACCCGAGCTCAACCGCCTCCTGCCCGAGGCGAAAGGGGATAGTTTGGCCCGGGCCGAGGCCCTCTTCCACACCCTGGGGGAGGGCATCCTGGGGCTTTTCCCCTCGAGGGTCTTGGAGGACAGGCTTTCCGGGCCCCTTTTGGAAGGCCTCATCGCCCTCCTCTTGGAGCTTCGGGAAGAGGCCAGGAAGGCCAGGGACTACGCCACAAGCGACCGCATTCGCGAGCGCTTGAAGACCCTCGGGGTCGTGGTGGAGGACACCAAGGAGGGTCCCAAGTGGCGGCTTGAACTGAGCTAA
- a CDS encoding universal stress protein, with the protein MFRTILLAYDGSEHAKRAARVAKAEAEAHGARLLVVHAYEPVPDYLGEPFFEEALKRRLERAEKVLAEAVALTGVPREDALLLEGEPASAILQAALGEKADLIVMGTRGLGALGSLFLGSQSQKVVAEAPCPVLLVR; encoded by the coding sequence ATGTTCAGGACCATCCTCCTGGCCTACGACGGCTCGGAGCACGCCAAGCGGGCGGCAAGGGTGGCCAAGGCCGAGGCGGAGGCCCACGGGGCGAGGCTTCTCGTGGTCCACGCCTACGAGCCGGTACCCGACTACCTGGGCGAGCCCTTCTTTGAGGAGGCGCTCAAGCGCCGCTTGGAGCGGGCAGAAAAGGTCTTGGCCGAGGCGGTGGCCCTCACCGGGGTGCCGCGGGAGGATGCCCTGCTCCTGGAAGGGGAGCCCGCTTCCGCCATCCTCCAGGCGGCCTTGGGGGAAAAGGCGGACCTGATCGTCATGGGCACCCGGGGGCTTGGCGCCTTAGGGAGCCTCTTTTTGGGGAGCCAAAGCCAAAAGGTGGTGGCCGAGGCTCCCTGCCCCGTGCTCTTGGTGCGCTAG
- the hslO gene encoding Hsp33 family molecular chaperone HslO translates to MGRILRGLAGEGNLRVVAAETGDIVEEARRRHGLSPTATAALGRAMTGALLLAQLLLKTPKERITLRMEGTGPLGGLVVEADALGNVRGYVQNPKAEVPLREDGKLNVGELLGAGVLRVDRSLPSGEVYTSTVPLVSGEIAEDLAHYLWQSEQVPSAILLGVRVKGEGEVEVAGGVAVQVMPGASEEVLGRLEANLKGIPGITPLLREKGLEGALEDLLAGLGFARTDLRALGYAANEIPARFRCRCNREKALEALVFFTPEEREEMIVKDGGAEVVCHWCGEVYRFSPEEIRTLVAEVRCPDCGALWLYPKADGTVFRIEGDTCRCGRKVELPVGRAQA, encoded by the coding sequence ATGGGAAGGATCCTTCGGGGCCTAGCGGGGGAGGGTAACCTTAGGGTGGTGGCGGCGGAAACGGGGGATATCGTGGAGGAAGCCCGGCGCCGCCACGGCCTTTCCCCCACGGCCACCGCCGCCTTGGGCCGGGCCATGACCGGAGCCCTCCTCTTGGCCCAGCTCCTCCTCAAGACCCCCAAGGAGCGGATCACCTTGCGCATGGAGGGGACGGGCCCCTTGGGGGGCTTGGTGGTGGAGGCGGACGCCTTGGGGAACGTGCGAGGGTACGTGCAAAACCCCAAGGCGGAGGTGCCCTTGCGGGAAGACGGCAAGCTCAACGTGGGCGAGCTTCTGGGGGCCGGGGTCTTGCGGGTGGACCGGAGTCTGCCCAGCGGGGAGGTGTACACCAGCACCGTGCCCCTGGTTTCCGGGGAGATCGCCGAGGACCTGGCCCACTACCTTTGGCAGTCCGAGCAGGTGCCCTCCGCCATCCTCCTGGGCGTCCGGGTCAAGGGGGAGGGGGAGGTGGAGGTGGCGGGGGGGGTGGCGGTCCAGGTGATGCCCGGGGCTTCGGAAGAGGTGCTGGGGCGCCTCGAGGCTAACCTTAAGGGGATTCCCGGCATCACCCCCCTGCTCAGGGAAAAAGGCCTGGAGGGGGCTTTGGAGGACCTCCTGGCCGGCCTCGGCTTCGCCCGCACCGACCTCAGGGCCTTGGGCTACGCGGCCAACGAGATCCCGGCCCGTTTCCGCTGCCGCTGCAACCGGGAAAAGGCCTTGGAGGCCCTGGTCTTCTTCACCCCCGAGGAGCGGGAGGAGATGATCGTCAAGGACGGGGGGGCGGAGGTGGTCTGCCACTGGTGCGGGGAGGTCTACCGCTTCTCCCCCGAGGAGATCCGCACCCTGGTGGCGGAGGTGCGCTGCCCCGACTGTGGGGCGCTTTGGCTTTACCCCAAGGCGGACGGAACGGTCTTCCGCATAGAGGGGGACACCTGCCGTTGCGGGCGGAAGGTGGAGCTCCCGGTGGGGCGGGCCCAGGCCTAG